The following is a genomic window from Aeromonas sp. FDAARGOS 1405.
CCCGGCGTGATGAGTCGACACATTCCGGTAGTACTTCGCTCGGTGAGTTTAAATGTCTCGCCATTCCACCCCCAGCTTTCGCTTTCCCAACAATCCCCCAGACTGCGAGCCTTCATCGAAGATGTGATCTCTCCTTGCATGTAGCCGGTGGCAGATGATGTGACTAAGCGGGCAAGCTTGAGAGCAAGCTGGTTGTTGGTCAGAAGATAGGCATAAGTTTGATTGTACGAGCTCATATTGCAGGGCATCTCGATCAGCAGTTGTTCCTTACTGAGTCGATAGACCACGCCAAGTGATGGGTAATCTTGCCACGAGCAGTAGGTGTCCCTCTTTTGCGCATCGAGCCATTGACCTATGGCGTTGAATTCATCGCCGGTCAGTGCTCTCTCACTGTTCTCCGGGACTTGGGGAACACGAATAAGTGGTACGGGCTGGGAGGGTGGAACCAGTGACGCGGCGTTGGTACCGGGTTTGACGAAGGCGGTTTCTGTACCAATCCGCCCCTGAAATTCATCCATCTTGAGCAGTACTGCTGTGGCGCCGGCGCCTGAGAGTGACCAGCGATGGGAAGGCTCAGCAGTAAACTCTACGGTACTGCTGCCTTTGATGGCGTTCACCAGTGGTATTAATGCTGTCGCTGGCAGTTGGTAGTAGTCACTTTTCTGATCATAACGGGCGGTTCCGACGATGTTGCCGTCAATAAGCATTGTCAGTGGTGATGTAATCGGTCTCTCTTGATCATCATTCATGATCGAGACTGCCAAATTGCCACTGAGTCCGCCTTTAGGGCCGCCTTCTCGTGTCAGCAGCACCGAGATACCTCCAGACTCGGAACTATAACCTGCGGCTCGGCATGTACGTGTATTGTCGCAGGCGATCTCCCAGTCTTTATGGGCAAAATATAGGGCTTCGGGTTGTGTGGCCAGTATGGTGGCCAAGAGGGTAGGTATAAGCATCGATGGATTCCAGTGAGAACTTTAAAGAGCATACCATGGCTCTTGCATTGCTTTGACCACCATCTGGACTGTATCCGTCTGTCTACTCTGTGTTGTGCGTGATGACAATGAAGGTCATCAAGGCGTGGTAGACCTGAAGGTGATTATCACAGCTTGCGCATAACCCATCCTAAATGACCTCAGTTTGAGGATCTGGGAATGTCTAGGAAAGTAGCGGAATTCAGGGTGGCAATCAGCAGCAGGGGTAGCAGATACCAGAGCTGGCCCAGCAGAGCTGCAATAACAGATGTGAAGTCCATTTCAACGCTGTCGGCTGGCGTGCAATGGCCACATGTTAACAGTGGGTTCAACAAGCTTGTGTGATCTATGCCATGACTACTCTGCCCGCGCCTGCATTGTTCTGTTTGTTACCCGG
Proteins encoded in this region:
- a CDS encoding DUF1176 domain-containing protein, with translation MLIPTLLATILATQPEALYFAHKDWEIACDNTRTCRAAGYSSESGGISVLLTREGGPKGGLSGNLAVSIMNDDQERPITSPLTMLIDGNIVGTARYDQKSDYYQLPATALIPLVNAIKGSSTVEFTAEPSHRWSLSGAGATAVLLKMDEFQGRIGTETAFVKPGTNAASLVPPSQPVPLIRVPQVPENSERALTGDEFNAIGQWLDAQKRDTYCSWQDYPSLGVVYRLSKEQLLIEMPCNMSSYNQTYAYLLTNNQLALKLARLVTSSATGYMQGEITSSMKARSLGDCWESESWGWNGETFKLTERSTTGMCRLITPGGTWNMPLWRSEIIKVQ